A region of Acidobacteriota bacterium DNA encodes the following proteins:
- the dxs gene encoding 1-deoxy-D-xylulose-5-phosphate synthase → MGKLLEGIQSPADLKKLSVRELNDLAVEVRARILEIVSKTGGHLASNLGVVEITLALHHVFDTKRDKIIWDVGHQCYTHKLLTGRRDRFCTLRQCDGLLGFPCLAESPHDAFNTGHASTSLSAALGMAVAREKKKEKFNVIAVVGDGSLTGGMALEALNQIGHLREKLVIVLNFNEMSISPNVGAWSKYLSYLVSGQHYLRIKDQAKSLLKTIPKIGWPLIRVGRAMEEMIKKTIFPGLVFEELGIRYIGPVQGHSIGSLIEVFELARDYDGPILVHCVTHKGRGYAPAQANPAKFHGAGPFDIASGESLDKDPRPTYSSVFGRTMIELAAADERVLAITAAMPEGTGLGAFAETYPDRFFDVGIAEQHAVTFAAGLAISGFKPMVAIYSTFLQRSYDQVYHDVCLQDLPIVFALDRAGLVPDDGPTHQGVNDIAYLSHMPNMIIMAPRDENEMRHMLYSAFRYKHPVAVRFPKAKGAGVPLDKEFQELPVGRAEVLKEGRDLFLALGSMVAPALEAAIRVEEVGISLAVVNARFAHPIDEALILERARDGGTVLTVEEGIVTGGFGSAVRTLLDREKRFDVRFKAMGLPVDIFPVGRSEIIRSRYGLDVDGLVADIRAFYGKTAS, encoded by the coding sequence ATGGGAAAGCTGCTTGAGGGGATTCAATCCCCCGCCGATCTGAAAAAGCTTTCCGTGCGGGAGCTGAACGACCTGGCCGTCGAAGTCCGGGCCCGCATTCTGGAAATCGTCTCAAAAACGGGCGGGCATCTCGCCTCCAATCTGGGTGTTGTCGAGATCACGCTGGCTCTTCACCATGTTTTCGATACGAAAAGGGACAAGATCATCTGGGATGTCGGGCATCAGTGCTACACGCATAAGCTTCTTACGGGACGCAGGGACAGATTCTGCACCCTTCGCCAGTGCGACGGCCTGCTGGGTTTTCCCTGCCTGGCGGAGAGCCCTCACGATGCCTTCAACACCGGGCATGCCTCGACCTCGCTGTCGGCCGCTTTGGGCATGGCCGTCGCCCGGGAAAAGAAGAAGGAAAAATTCAACGTCATCGCCGTGGTCGGTGACGGCAGCCTGACCGGGGGCATGGCCCTCGAGGCGCTCAATCAGATCGGACATCTCCGCGAGAAATTGGTCATCGTTCTGAACTTCAATGAAATGTCGATTTCTCCGAATGTCGGCGCCTGGTCGAAGTATTTGTCCTATCTCGTTTCAGGACAGCACTACCTGAGAATCAAGGATCAGGCCAAGTCCCTGCTCAAAACGATTCCGAAAATCGGCTGGCCGCTCATCCGCGTCGGTCGGGCCATGGAGGAAATGATCAAGAAGACCATTTTCCCCGGGCTCGTTTTCGAAGAGCTGGGCATCCGCTATATCGGCCCCGTGCAGGGGCACAGCATCGGATCGCTGATCGAAGTCTTTGAACTGGCCCGCGACTACGACGGCCCCATTCTGGTGCATTGCGTCACTCATAAGGGACGCGGTTATGCCCCGGCCCAGGCCAACCCGGCCAAATTCCACGGTGCGGGGCCTTTTGATATCGCCTCAGGCGAATCGTTGGACAAGGATCCCCGGCCGACCTATTCCTCGGTTTTCGGACGGACCATGATCGAACTGGCCGCGGCCGACGAACGCGTCCTGGCCATCACCGCAGCCATGCCGGAGGGCACGGGACTCGGCGCCTTCGCCGAGACATACCCCGACCGCTTCTTCGACGTCGGGATCGCCGAACAGCATGCCGTGACCTTCGCCGCCGGGCTGGCCATTTCCGGATTCAAGCCCATGGTGGCCATCTATTCGACATTTCTCCAGAGGTCCTACGATCAGGTCTATCACGATGTCTGTCTGCAGGATCTTCCGATCGTTTTCGCCCTGGACAGGGCCGGGTTGGTGCCCGACGACGGGCCCACTCACCAGGGTGTCAACGATATCGCCTATCTCAGCCACATGCCCAACATGATCATCATGGCGCCCCGGGATGAAAATGAAATGCGGCACATGCTCTATTCCGCATTTCGCTATAAACACCCCGTTGCCGTCAGGTTTCCCAAGGCCAAGGGCGCCGGGGTTCCCCTGGACAAGGAATTTCAGGAACTCCCGGTCGGCCGGGCCGAAGTCCTGAAGGAAGGCCGGGATCTTTTCCTGGCTCTCGGCAGCATGGTTGCTCCGGCATTGGAAGCCGCGATCCGGGTGGAAGAGGTCGGGATTTCCCTGGCTGTGGTCAACGCCCGGTTCGCCCATCCGATCGATGAAGCCTTGATTCTCGAGCGCGCACGGGACGGTGGAACGGTGTTGACCGTGGAGGAGGGCATCGTGACCGGAGGCTTCGGCAGTGCCGTCCGCACTCTTCTTGACCGTGAGAAGCGGTTCGATGTCCGCTTCAAGGCGATGGGGCTTCCCGTCGATATTTTTCCCGTCGGCCGGTCCGAGATCATCAGGAGCAGATATGGGCTGGATGTCGACGGTCTTGTGGCGGACATCCGGGCGTTTTACGGGAAGACCGCGTCCTGA
- the xseB gene encoding exodeoxyribonuclease VII small subunit, translating into MTQLHFEKALADLEQVVARLEKGDVSLNESLALFEKGVKLARFLRTELDKAEKKVEILLKDDDGEIQAEPFSVETEEDGEDKA; encoded by the coding sequence ATGACCCAACTCCATTTCGAAAAAGCTCTGGCGGACCTGGAACAGGTTGTCGCCCGCCTGGAAAAAGGGGACGTCTCATTGAACGAATCCCTGGCTCTGTTCGAAAAGGGCGTCAAACTGGCCCGTTTTCTCCGAACGGAATTGGACAAGGCGGAGAAGAAGGTGGAGATTCTGCTCAAGGATGACGACGGGGAAATTCAGGCCGAGCCGTTCTCCGTGGAGACCGAGGAAGACGGCGAAGACAAGGCGTGA
- the xseA gene encoding exodeoxyribonuclease VII large subunit, whose amino-acid sequence MDEIHSGTDRVYTVSELTRLVKGVLETALPQVWVEGEISNFHRHSSGHIYYTLKDEKSQIRAVLFRGDARRAVFEMKDGLQVVCRGRINVYEPRGEYQIVVDLVEPKGKGALQLAFEQLRDKLKSEGLFDPARKKKIPVFPKKIGIVTSPRGAAIADILRILDRRFARVHILLYPVKVQGEGAADEIAAAIEYFGRRGDMDVLIVGRGGGSIEDLWAFNEEKVARAIAACPVPVISAVGHEVDFTIADFAADLRASTPSAAAEIVVETETVFQERIAALRRSLEQEFRYGIRARRENVTALTHHRIFQGFRVRLLNLQQQVDEMEERARTVIRGELRKINAGRTRTLVLAEKAVAAMREKIRRPRATWERLTASLHNLSPFAVLKKGYAICWKAGGLQAIRKAEEAVAGEDIIVSFHKGELTCRVRDIDPKKRLESRFVEEKP is encoded by the coding sequence ATGGATGAGATCCACTCCGGGACCGACCGAGTCTATACGGTTTCAGAACTGACGCGTCTTGTCAAAGGCGTTCTCGAGACCGCGCTGCCTCAGGTGTGGGTCGAAGGGGAGATATCCAATTTTCACCGTCATTCGTCGGGACATATCTATTACACGCTCAAGGACGAAAAGAGCCAGATCCGGGCCGTCCTTTTCCGGGGAGATGCCCGGAGGGCCGTCTTTGAGATGAAAGACGGGCTCCAGGTCGTCTGCCGCGGGCGGATCAATGTCTACGAACCCCGGGGAGAATATCAGATCGTCGTCGATCTCGTTGAACCCAAGGGCAAGGGTGCGCTTCAACTGGCTTTCGAACAGCTCCGGGACAAGCTCAAATCCGAAGGTCTGTTCGATCCCGCCCGAAAGAAAAAAATTCCCGTCTTTCCGAAAAAGATCGGCATCGTCACATCTCCGAGAGGAGCCGCCATCGCCGATATTCTCCGCATCCTGGACAGACGATTCGCCCGGGTCCATATCCTCCTCTATCCGGTGAAGGTCCAGGGGGAAGGCGCCGCCGATGAGATTGCGGCCGCGATTGAATACTTCGGCCGCCGCGGAGACATGGATGTTCTGATTGTGGGCCGAGGAGGAGGATCGATCGAGGACCTCTGGGCTTTCAACGAGGAAAAAGTCGCCCGGGCCATCGCCGCTTGTCCGGTTCCCGTTATTTCCGCCGTCGGACATGAAGTGGACTTCACCATCGCCGATTTCGCGGCCGACCTGCGCGCCTCAACCCCCTCGGCCGCGGCCGAAATCGTGGTCGAGACGGAAACCGTTTTCCAGGAACGGATCGCCGCTCTGCGCCGGAGTCTGGAGCAGGAATTCCGCTATGGCATCCGAGCCCGTCGCGAAAACGTCACCGCCCTAACCCACCACCGGATTTTCCAGGGCTTCCGGGTCCGGCTGCTGAACCTCCAGCAGCAGGTCGATGAGATGGAGGAGAGGGCCCGGACCGTGATCCGCGGCGAACTGAGGAAAATCAACGCCGGCCGGACGCGCACTCTTGTTCTGGCTGAAAAGGCGGTTGCCGCCATGCGGGAAAAAATCAGGCGGCCCCGGGCCACCTGGGAGCGCTTGACGGCCTCGCTTCACAACTTATCTCCTTTTGCCGTTCTGAAAAAAGGATATGCCATCTGCTGGAAAGCGGGCGGTCTTCAGGCCATCCGGAAGGCCGAGGAGGCCGTTGCCGGCGAGGATATCATCGTATCTTTCCATAAAGGGGAATTGACATGCCGGGTTCGGGACATCGACCCTAAGAAACGCCTGGAATCCCGGTTCGTGGAGGAGAAACCATGA
- a CDS encoding TIGR00282 family metallophosphoesterase gives MPAEKVRSERTSSAGIGILFIGDVIGSVGRKALQKYLPVLLRKYSPAITIANAENAAGGNGITEDVGRELFMHADILTSGNHIWDKKEGLPYIDREPRLLRPANYPPGNPGHGSYIFTGEDGVRIGVLNLQGRVFMEPLDCPFRKADEEIAVLRESTPIILVDFHAEATSEKQALGWHLDGRVSAVVGTHTHVPTADERILPGGTAFITDVGMAGGRDSVIGIAREQALQRFLTARPVRFEPSKAGLMLQSVFIVVEEKTGRALSIQRDLLCEDKGDG, from the coding sequence ATGCCCGCTGAGAAGGTCAGGTCCGAACGGACGTCGTCCGCGGGCATCGGCATTTTGTTCATCGGCGACGTCATCGGCTCCGTCGGCCGGAAGGCGCTTCAGAAATACCTTCCCGTTCTGCTGCGCAAGTATTCTCCGGCGATCACCATCGCCAATGCCGAGAACGCCGCCGGAGGAAACGGCATCACCGAGGATGTCGGACGGGAACTCTTCATGCATGCCGATATCCTGACCTCGGGAAACCATATCTGGGATAAAAAGGAAGGGCTTCCGTATATCGACAGGGAACCCCGGCTTCTCCGCCCGGCCAATTACCCTCCCGGCAACCCGGGGCATGGATCCTATATCTTCACCGGAGAAGACGGCGTGCGCATCGGGGTCCTCAACCTCCAAGGGCGTGTGTTTATGGAGCCCCTGGATTGCCCCTTTCGAAAAGCTGATGAAGAAATCGCCGTTTTGAGGGAATCGACCCCGATCATTCTTGTCGATTTTCACGCCGAGGCGACATCCGAAAAACAGGCCCTGGGTTGGCATCTCGACGGCCGCGTCTCGGCCGTCGTCGGCACCCATACCCATGTTCCGACGGCCGACGAACGGATTCTGCCCGGCGGAACGGCGTTCATCACCGATGTCGGGATGGCCGGCGGCCGCGATTCCGTGATCGGGATCGCCCGGGAACAGGCCCTGCAGCGCTTTCTGACGGCCCGTCCGGTGCGCTTCGAACCGTCCAAGGCCGGCCTGATGCTCCAATCGGTTTTCATCGTCGTCGAGGAAAAAACCGGCCGGGCTCTCTCGATTCAGAGAGACCTTTTGTGCGAGGATAAGGGTGATGGATGA
- the rny gene encoding ribonuclease Y, whose translation MNTLLTAGVGLSIILLTVLLFLLLRRKDAARKIFKAREEAESILNRARDEAEKVKRESAIEAREKDLARQAEFEEQTRERRRKLNETERRLVNKEENLERRIQSLERKEKDFSAKEERLFNKEKEIEGLENRVSETLDQQIRELERISGMTQEEARANVIRKIEEDARLEAVQAMRRIEDEVRENSRVKAQEIISNAIQRSAAEHVVETTVSVVDLPSDDMKGRIIGREGRNIRALEQATGVDIIVDDTPEAVILSSFDPVRRELARLSIQKLVHDGRIHPARIEEIVESVKQELDQTIKQEGENTVLELKIQNLHPELIKLLGKLKYRTSYGQNVLQHAKEVAFLSAAMARQLGVNVQVALRAGLLHDIGKAVDKDVEGTHTELSVELTRKYGESEKVIQAIASHHRDVDFPSVEAVLVQSADTLSAARPGARRELLESYIQRLQKLEHLANSFEGVQKSFALQAGREIRIIVESQKVTDDRAFLIAKDIAQKIKNELDYPGQIKVTVIREMRAVEYAR comes from the coding sequence ATGAACACGCTTCTGACCGCAGGTGTCGGTCTCTCGATCATTCTACTCACCGTCCTGCTTTTCCTCCTCCTCAGGAGAAAAGATGCCGCGCGAAAGATTTTCAAAGCCCGCGAGGAAGCCGAGAGCATCCTGAACCGGGCCCGGGACGAGGCGGAAAAAGTCAAGCGAGAGTCGGCCATCGAGGCCAGGGAAAAAGATCTGGCCCGCCAGGCCGAATTCGAAGAACAGACGAGGGAACGGCGGAGAAAACTCAACGAAACCGAGCGAAGGCTCGTCAACAAGGAAGAAAACCTGGAACGGCGTATCCAGTCCCTGGAAAGAAAGGAAAAGGATTTTTCCGCCAAGGAGGAGAGGCTCTTCAACAAGGAAAAGGAAATCGAGGGCCTGGAAAACCGTGTTTCCGAAACCCTGGATCAACAGATTCGGGAATTGGAACGCATCTCCGGCATGACCCAGGAGGAAGCCCGGGCCAATGTCATTCGCAAGATCGAGGAAGACGCCCGGCTCGAGGCCGTCCAGGCCATGCGCCGGATCGAGGATGAAGTCCGGGAAAACAGCCGGGTCAAAGCCCAGGAGATCATCAGCAACGCCATCCAGCGTTCGGCCGCCGAACATGTCGTTGAAACCACGGTCTCGGTCGTCGATCTGCCCTCGGACGACATGAAAGGCCGGATCATCGGCCGCGAAGGCCGGAACATCCGTGCTTTGGAACAGGCGACGGGGGTGGATATCATCGTCGACGACACGCCCGAGGCGGTCATTCTTTCGAGCTTCGATCCGGTGCGCCGCGAGCTGGCCCGGCTGTCCATTCAGAAACTCGTCCATGACGGGCGGATCCATCCGGCCCGGATCGAGGAAATCGTCGAATCGGTCAAACAGGAACTTGATCAGACCATCAAACAGGAAGGCGAAAACACCGTTCTCGAACTCAAAATTCAGAATCTGCATCCCGAGCTCATCAAGCTTCTCGGCAAACTCAAGTACCGGACGAGTTACGGCCAGAATGTTCTCCAGCACGCCAAGGAAGTGGCCTTCCTCTCGGCCGCCATGGCCCGCCAGTTGGGGGTCAATGTCCAGGTGGCCCTGAGGGCCGGGCTTCTCCACGATATCGGCAAGGCGGTCGACAAGGACGTCGAGGGGACGCATACCGAATTGAGCGTCGAGCTGACCCGAAAGTACGGTGAGTCGGAGAAAGTGATCCAGGCTATCGCCTCCCATCACCGCGACGTCGATTTTCCGTCGGTTGAGGCGGTTCTCGTCCAGTCCGCCGACACCCTTTCGGCGGCCAGGCCGGGCGCGCGGCGCGAACTTCTGGAATCCTACATCCAGCGTCTGCAGAAGCTCGAACACCTGGCCAACTCGTTCGAGGGCGTCCAGAAATCCTTCGCCCTTCAGGCCGGCCGCGAGATCCGGATCATCGTCGAGAGCCAGAAAGTCACGGACGACCGGGCTTTTCTGATCGCCAAGGACATCGCCCAGAAAATCAAGAACGAACTGGATTATCCCGGGCAGATCAAAGTCACGGTCATCCGGGAGATGAGAGCGGTGGAATATGCCCGCTGA
- a CDS encoding cell division protein ZapA, translating to MDRIISIEIFGQHYKIRVKGEEDEQYISHLTSYVDQKMNEVAVKSGSSDVAKIAVLAALNIVDELFLSHREKDQLSEAIGRLETELESLEDQLHKNEHTSSESEKVSS from the coding sequence ATGGACAGGATCATCAGCATCGAAATTTTCGGACAGCACTACAAGATTCGTGTCAAAGGAGAGGAGGATGAACAATACATCAGCCACCTGACTTCCTATGTTGACCAGAAAATGAACGAAGTGGCCGTGAAATCCGGATCCTCCGATGTCGCTAAGATCGCCGTGCTGGCGGCCTTGAACATCGTGGACGAACTTTTCCTGAGCCACCGGGAAAAGGATCAACTCAGCGAAGCCATTGGCCGTTTGGAGACGGAACTCGAGAGTTTAGAGGACCAACTGCATAAGAATGAACATACATCATCGGAATCGGAGAAAGTTTCTTCCTGA
- the zapB gene encoding cell division protein ZapB encodes MTSDLERIKILEGKISQVLDCVKRLATENDKLKQQLKEIKSEKKEFEEQARKLARLEETVKTSESYREAVKARIEALIGQIDALGL; translated from the coding sequence TTGACAAGTGATTTGGAGAGGATTAAAATACTGGAAGGCAAGATCTCCCAGGTTCTGGATTGCGTCAAGCGATTGGCCACTGAGAACGACAAGCTCAAACAGCAGCTTAAGGAGATCAAGTCGGAAAAGAAAGAGTTTGAGGAGCAGGCCCGCAAGCTGGCCCGTCTTGAGGAGACCGTCAAGACGAGCGAGAGCTATCGGGAGGCCGTCAAGGCGCGGATCGAAGCCCTCATAGGACAGATCGACGCCTTGGGCCTCTGA
- the pheT gene encoding phenylalanine--tRNA ligase subunit beta produces MKINLEWIKDYVKADLPPAELVEKLTAIGLVAESVEDRGGDPVLDLETYANRPDTLGHRGVAREISAMLGLTFEDPVPPVAEFSQKTSSLVDIQILDESLCPRYCGLVVKGLKVGPSPEPLRRRIESMGLKPINNVVDVSNAVLFATAQPIHIFDLSRIAGSRIIVRKAQRGEKLRTLEGTTVDLAPDMLVIADEDKPAALAGVIGGEDSGVTESTVDVFIESACFDPVSVRKTARRLGLSTDASYRFERGADIDFAPQAARMAAAMLNAFGGRASRGVLDVYPKPRKPRSIVLRRSRVAHLLGVDVPADFIVRLFEALGFKIADERKDVWKLGIPSFRVDIEREADLIEEIARFYGYDRIPSVVTPLRTYEPPRNRKRRTIQKVRDILFHQGFDEVVTYSFSDPEKEAVIGGDLDPVSLKNPISTRASTLRTNLLMGLLETAAWNTNRGLDGVHIFEIGNIYCRDEDVHHENLTLGLLNMGAVGGPHWLEKSRPADLFDLKGAVEAVLGGLRYHLFGFERASFPWFEDGTALAVHYRGEKIGSMGRVARKILEKWDLDGEIFTADLNLAAILAKQPPVFRLAPLARFPGAVRDLSILVGRSTGFEEIRKVLNRFEIPLLEGFELSDRYVGPGVPEGKVSVTLRFYFRHPQRTLQTEEVDKAEQSILGHLKTGLQAVLREGGQIDK; encoded by the coding sequence ATGAAAATCAACCTGGAATGGATCAAAGATTACGTGAAGGCGGACCTGCCCCCGGCCGAGCTGGTCGAAAAGCTCACCGCCATCGGGCTCGTCGCTGAAAGCGTCGAGGACAGGGGTGGAGATCCCGTTCTGGATTTGGAAACATACGCGAACCGGCCCGACACTCTCGGCCATCGGGGCGTGGCCCGCGAGATCAGCGCCATGCTGGGCCTCACCTTCGAGGATCCCGTCCCGCCGGTGGCCGAGTTTTCTCAGAAAACATCGAGCCTGGTCGATATCCAGATCCTGGATGAAAGCCTTTGTCCGAGGTATTGCGGACTGGTTGTCAAGGGCCTGAAAGTCGGGCCCTCCCCCGAGCCTCTCCGGCGCCGTATCGAATCCATGGGATTGAAACCCATCAACAACGTCGTCGACGTTTCGAACGCCGTTCTCTTCGCAACCGCTCAACCCATCCATATCTTCGACTTGTCCCGCATTGCCGGAAGCCGTATTATCGTCCGCAAGGCTCAGCGGGGCGAGAAACTCCGTACTCTCGAGGGAACGACCGTTGACCTCGCTCCTGACATGCTGGTGATCGCCGACGAGGACAAGCCCGCGGCCCTGGCCGGCGTGATCGGCGGAGAGGATTCGGGCGTCACCGAATCCACCGTCGATGTCTTCATTGAAAGCGCCTGCTTCGACCCGGTGTCCGTCCGCAAGACGGCCCGCCGTCTGGGCCTGTCCACGGATGCCTCCTACAGGTTCGAGCGGGGGGCGGACATCGATTTCGCGCCGCAGGCGGCCCGCATGGCTGCGGCGATGCTCAACGCCTTCGGCGGCCGGGCGTCGCGAGGCGTCCTGGATGTTTATCCCAAGCCGAGGAAACCCCGGTCCATCGTTCTCCGCCGTTCCCGTGTGGCACATCTGCTGGGCGTGGATGTTCCGGCGGACTTCATCGTCCGCCTGTTTGAAGCCCTGGGCTTTAAAATCGCGGACGAACGGAAAGACGTTTGGAAATTGGGCATCCCGTCCTTCCGCGTGGATATCGAGCGGGAAGCCGATCTGATCGAGGAGATCGCCCGCTTTTACGGCTACGACAGGATCCCTTCCGTCGTGACGCCTCTCCGGACCTATGAACCTCCCCGAAACCGAAAAAGGCGGACGATTCAGAAAGTCCGGGACATTCTTTTTCATCAGGGGTTCGACGAGGTTGTGACCTACAGCTTTTCCGATCCCGAAAAAGAAGCCGTGATCGGCGGCGATCTCGATCCCGTTTCGCTCAAGAATCCGATTTCGACCAGGGCCTCGACGCTGAGGACGAATCTGCTTATGGGTCTTCTCGAAACGGCGGCCTGGAACACGAACCGCGGCCTTGATGGCGTTCACATTTTCGAAATCGGCAATATCTACTGCCGGGACGAGGACGTTCACCATGAGAACTTGACCCTCGGGCTGCTGAACATGGGAGCCGTGGGAGGGCCGCACTGGCTGGAAAAGTCCCGCCCGGCCGACCTTTTCGATCTCAAGGGCGCCGTGGAAGCGGTTCTGGGCGGCTTGCGCTATCATCTGTTCGGGTTCGAGCGGGCCTCTTTCCCTTGGTTCGAAGACGGGACGGCGCTGGCCGTTCACTACAGAGGGGAAAAGATCGGGTCGATGGGCCGGGTGGCGCGCAAGATCCTCGAAAAGTGGGATCTGGACGGAGAGATTTTTACGGCGGATTTGAATCTGGCCGCAATCCTGGCCAAGCAACCGCCGGTGTTCCGGCTGGCTCCGCTGGCCCGTTTTCCCGGCGCCGTCCGTGATCTGTCCATCCTTGTCGGCCGGTCGACCGGATTCGAAGAGATCCGGAAAGTTCTGAACAGGTTCGAAATCCCGCTTCTCGAAGGCTTTGAACTCAGCGACAGGTATGTCGGTCCGGGTGTTCCCGAAGGAAAGGTCAGTGTGACGCTGCGGTTTTATTTTCGACATCCCCAGCGCACGCTCCAGACCGAAGAGGTCGACAAGGCCGAACAGAGCATTCTCGGACATCTCAAGACGGGCCTGCAGGCCGTATTGAGGGAAGGAGGCCAAATTGACAAGTGA
- the pheS gene encoding phenylalanine--tRNA ligase subunit alpha gives MKEFAARLKEVRRLFDQALDQAQDARSLEGLRNRFLSRKKGLLAGLFEDMKSLPNADKPEAGRLLNEFKAAVQEGLTALESRPAEKDSPGEGFDPTLPGRVRYRGAPHPIHIFQQEIESIFLGMGFSIEDGPEIETDFYNFEALNFPPHHPARDSWDTFYVTDDLLLRTHTSPVQVRVMEKRKPPIRIIIPGKVYRRETPDPTHLPMFHQVEGLVVDEGITFAHLKGTLESFLRALFGDNTKIRFRPSFFPFTEPSAEVDVECLACSSRDPGCRICGGTGWKEILGAGMVDPQVFKNVNIDPEKYTGWAFGMGIDRMAMFAYQIPELRLFYENDLRFLRQFHLK, from the coding sequence ATGAAGGAATTCGCGGCCCGGCTCAAGGAGGTCCGCCGGTTATTCGACCAGGCCCTGGATCAGGCGCAGGACGCCCGGTCTCTGGAAGGTCTTCGCAACCGGTTCCTCAGCCGGAAAAAAGGGCTGCTGGCCGGGCTCTTCGAGGATATGAAGAGCCTGCCGAACGCCGACAAACCCGAAGCCGGGCGTCTTCTCAATGAGTTCAAGGCGGCCGTCCAGGAAGGGCTGACGGCCCTGGAGTCGCGCCCCGCCGAAAAGGACTCTCCCGGCGAGGGCTTCGATCCGACTCTGCCGGGTCGCGTCCGTTACCGGGGCGCTCCCCATCCGATCCACATCTTTCAACAGGAGATCGAGTCGATTTTCCTGGGGATGGGGTTTTCGATCGAGGACGGACCCGAAATCGAGACGGATTTCTATAATTTCGAGGCTCTGAATTTTCCGCCTCATCATCCGGCCCGGGACAGCTGGGACACGTTTTATGTCACCGACGACCTGTTGCTGCGGACTCACACCTCCCCGGTGCAGGTCAGGGTTATGGAGAAGAGAAAACCCCCGATCCGGATCATCATTCCCGGCAAGGTCTATCGGCGCGAAACGCCGGATCCGACCCACCTGCCGATGTTCCATCAGGTCGAGGGGCTGGTCGTCGACGAAGGCATCACGTTTGCCCACTTGAAGGGGACCTTGGAGAGTTTTCTCCGAGCGCTTTTCGGAGACAACACGAAGATCCGCTTCCGGCCGAGTTTCTTTCCCTTCACCGAACCGTCGGCGGAAGTCGATGTGGAATGTCTGGCCTGTTCCAGCCGCGATCCGGGCTGCCGCATTTGCGGAGGGACGGGCTGGAAGGAAATCCTGGGCGCCGGGATGGTCGATCCCCAGGTCTTCAAGAACGTCAACATCGACCCGGAAAAGTACACCGGCTGGGCTTTCGGCATGGGCATCGACAGGATGGCCATGTTCGCCTACCAGATCCCGGAACTGCGCCTGTTCTATGAAAACGACCTGAGATTTCTGAGACAGTTTCACCTGAAATGA
- the rplT gene encoding 50S ribosomal protein L20, with protein MPRVKRGPRKKNRRVKILKQAKGYWGAKSRNYHTAKETVEKGLQYAYRDRRARKGDFRRLWIIRVKAAAEANGLSYSLFIRGLKTLKIELDRKILAELAVNAPGTFAHIAGMVKSAA; from the coding sequence ATGCCAAGAGTTAAAAGAGGCCCGAGAAAAAAGAACAGGAGAGTGAAAATCCTGAAACAGGCCAAGGGCTATTGGGGCGCCAAGAGCCGAAATTACCACACGGCCAAGGAAACCGTGGAAAAAGGCCTTCAATATGCCTACCGGGATCGCCGGGCGCGCAAGGGAGACTTCCGCAGGCTGTGGATCATCCGGGTCAAAGCGGCCGCTGAAGCCAATGGCCTGTCCTACAGCCTGTTTATCCGCGGATTGAAGACATTGAAAATCGAGCTCGATCGAAAAATCCTGGCCGAGCTCGCCGTCAACGCTCCCGGCACCTTCGCCCATATCGCGGGGATGGTCAAAAGCGCAGCCTGA
- the rpmI gene encoding 50S ribosomal protein L35 — MPKQKTHKGAQKRLKVTAKKKVLHKKANKSHILTKKSSKRKRKLGRKSVISSADMSAVKDMLPYDF; from the coding sequence ATGCCAAAACAAAAAACCCACAAGGGCGCTCAAAAGCGGCTGAAGGTCACAGCGAAAAAGAAGGTTCTTCACAAAAAGGCGAATAAAAGCCACATTCTGACCAAAAAATCGTCCAAGCGGAAGAGGAAGCTTGGCCGGAAATCCGTCATCAGTTCGGCCGATATGTCCGCCGTCAAGGACATGCTTCCCTACGATTTCTAG